ATGGCGCTGCAGCTGCGGCCAATAACGTCTTCCAGGACCGATTGGCTCTACCGGCTGGGGCTGACCTGGCTTCATGCCGCTGTCCCCGTACCAAATGAAGGTTCGGGGGAAATGACGGCTTCGTTTTTATGGAAGGGCGCCTTGCCCCGTGCCAAACCCAAGCGGTTTTCGCGGAGAAAAATCAGTCTGGAAGATGCCGGTTATTTTCTGCTGACATCCCGCAGGGGGCAACCTGATGAAATCTTTTGTCTCGCGGACGCCGGCCCGTTGGGTTACTTGTCGATTGCCGCGCACGGGCATGCCGACGCCCTGTCTTTTACGGTCCATATCGGCGGCGTTCCAGTCATCGTGGATCCCGGAACTTTCATTTATCATGCCGATCCGGTTTGGCGCGCCTATTTTCGCGGCACGAAGGCGCATAATACGCTAACGGTAGACAATCTGGACCAATCAGTCGCGCAAGGAGCGTTTCTCTGGAAGACGCATGCCCGTTCGAAAGTGTTGAAATGGGTGGAAACCAGCCAGGGCGGCAAGCTCGTGGCGGAACATGACGGGTATTCCAGACTGCCCGGGAAAATCATCCATCGCCGGGCGATTTCGCTAAACGACAAACGGCTTGTCACCGAAGACGAACTGCTAGGCGGCGGGAAGGCGCGCGCGCAATACCGCCTGCATTTTGCTCCGGATTGCCATGTTAGGCTGCAAGATTTTACGTGCGCCGTGGAGTGGGCGGCAGGCGCTTTATTGATCAACCTGGATCGAAATCTTGAATGGTCGGTCGTTCGCGGCGGGGAAGATGCCGGATGGTATTCTTCCAGATTCGGGGTGAAAGAGCCGACATGCACTTTGATAGGTGAATATGAAGGCGAAATTCCCATAAAAATGTTAAATCAAATGGAGGTTTTCCATGCGAATTAGTGTTTTTGGTTTGGGGTATGTAGGGGCGGTTACGGCAGCATGTCTGGCACGTGAAGGCCATGAGGTGTACGGTGTTGA
The Bacilli bacterium genome window above contains:
- a CDS encoding alginate lyase family protein, with protein sequence LWPAIYWHQWMIVQQPSNGSSANNHLLGEMAGLFISTVEWPYFLQSAKWREMSRNVLEKEIVKQTFPCGLNKEQAFSYHLFSLEFFLLAGIEGDRYGFTFSPTYKLWIRRMLEVIPVMTDFGGNLPRFGDADEGMALQLRPITSSRTDWLYRLGLTWLHAAVPVPNEGSGEMTASFLWKGALPRAKPKRFSRRKISLEDAGYFLLTSRRGQPDEIFCLADAGPLGYLSIAAHGHADALSFTVHIGGVPVIVDPGTFIYHADPVWRAYFRGTKAHNTLTVDNLDQSVAQGAFLWKTHARSKVLKWVETSQGGKLVAEHDGYSRLPGKIIHRRAISLNDKRLVTEDELLGGGKARAQYRLHFAPDCHVRLQDFTCAVEWAAGALLINLDRNLEWSVVRGGEDAGWYSSRFGVKEPTCTLIGEYEGEIPIKMLNQMEVFHAN